From Drosophila santomea strain STO CAGO 1482 chromosome 2R, Prin_Dsan_1.1, whole genome shotgun sequence:
CACCATTCTGATCCTGGGCGGCTGCATGCTGCACGTGTGCGTCTCTGCCACCCTTTACCGTCCAATCAGTGCATACACGGATCAGGAATCGGGCCAGGGACAGGAGGAGACGGCAAAGCCCCTCAACGAGGACATCAATCCGAGCACCACGGGCACCCTGACCACATCCACATACTTAGACACCTGCGATGTGGGTGCGGGCCACGAGCTGAGTGACAAGTTTATCGAGCATCTGTTCCTGGAGGAGTCCAAAAACCACCTGAACTACTATGCCAGTAAGCAGCCAGGTGGGAATATCTATCCttaaagaaaattacaaatatttaatgcctTTTGGTTCCTTAGCCCAGGACAAGTCAGCGCAGGAGAGCGACGACGAGGTGAAGGATATTATCGGCGAGACCACATTCATCAAGCCCATGAAGAAGGTGCGCAGTTCCGGATTGCTGCACTCCGTCGAAGATCTCAGCACGGATTCCACTTGGGTCTATCGCAAGCACTCCGGCACGGACTCCAATCGAGGAAGTCGTCGTCGGCGGAATGTCTTTGCCAACGACGAGGTGATCTCCAAGATCCAAGCCCACCTGGAGAAGCCTCTTTCGCCGCCGAGTGTGGTTAGTCGTGGTCTCAGCAAGAGCATGGAAATACCCACTCCGGTTAGCAACCTCAGTGATCTTAAGCAGCAACCGGTGGAGCAGGCGGAGCTTGGCATTCTCGACTCCCAGCTGGTGGAGTCCATCATCGATGGCGACTGCCACCTTGCCGCCGATgaggatgacgacgacgacgaagagCAGGGACCACGCACTTGCTGCGAGCGCATCGAGATGTACCTGGACATCAGCCTGCTGCAGGACCCGAGCTTTATCCTGATGTGCCTCTCCGTCACCTTGATGTCCGTCGGCTGTCCCTACATGCTGTACTACCTGCCCGCCCACGTTATTTCAATAGgtatttgtataatatttttatattttaaaaaaatatttttttacaaaatggTTAGTTAGTTACCTTAAAACAgatatgaatttttaaagttttttgattacattttaaaaagttgAGTAATAATCGCTGACTCGGATAACTTTCTCATTgaaaataaggaaaattatttattttgttgtgcacattttataattatatattttttatatgtttttatattttgttatattttatattttgttattcATCTCAAATTTCGTTCATCCTTAGGTTACAATAAAAGTGAGGCGGGATACCTGGTGGCCATCAGCGCAGTGCTGGATTTGATTGGTCGCCTTGGACTCGGCTGGCTGTGCGACCTGCAGCTATTCGATCGCAAGAAGACCTACACCTTGTGGTGagtaacaaatatatattttattaaatttttcgatCCAGTCTAAGGGGATTTTCCCATATCGACAGCATTTTGGGCGCCGGATGTGCCGTGCTCACAATTCCGTTCGCTAAGACCCTGGTTTTAGTGGGTCTATCGGCCGCTGTCTACGGCCTTTGCCTGGGTAGTTGGTATGTCCTTATGCCGGTGCTCCTTGCGGACGTCTTTGGAACGGACAGGATCAGTTCGAGCTACGGGCTGGTGAGGATGTTCCAGAGCATCGGGGCCATTTCGGTGCCACCTCTGGCAGGACTGATGCGGGATCTTTCTGGGGACTATGAGATATGCTTCTATTGCATGGGATCCTGCATGGTGCTCGGGACCACTCCGCTGATCGTGTGGTCCATTCTGGAGGCCCGCAACCATCGGTTGTTTGTTCAGCGCGAGGAGGAGGACTGCGAGGAGGCCTAGGAATGATTTGGATTCGTTGGTTGCCCCATATGTTAATAGAGTTTTAGTAGCGATCAAATACTAGTTGAGTTCCTGAGTTTCAGAGTTCGAATGCCTCACCGATATTGCTGATTCTACCAGTTACTATTAATACTATCCGTACGTTCTCATCCGTATCTAATCAAATCCAATCCATGCCCACTCGCACCCAATCGCTTGTTATCCTTCCGTTGAGCAACAGCAAAAGGATGTGTGAGATGATATTCAAACGaagaaaccaaacaaacaaacaaccaaccaacaacTGAGCACCAAATGTTGCGCAAAAAGAACTGAGTTTAAAAGACATGAACTACAAATACCCGTATATAACTTTATAATATGATAACTACGATCAATGCCCGACTAGATGGTTATATAGGCCGACTTTAGTTGTAGGTTCGCACATCCATATCGGAATGGACTGGACTAACGTTGTGCAGGAAAAATCAAGTGGCTTTAGACAGAAACGAGGCTTGAATTGAGAACATCACATTACATTACCCTAGACTTAAAATAGTTGTTGTGAGACATTTACCCATAAAGacaattacaaaataaacacaaaatcaAAAGGTTACCCGAGTTTTATGGACTACATGGGATTTAAATTCGTAAATTACGCGTCACTAAAATAGTTgatgcaaaaacaaaattagcCAGCAGGATAAAAACTAACAGTGTTGCTAAAGGTCttacaaaaaaccaaaaaataaaaaaaaataaaaaaaacaagcccTTTGTTTTAAGTCAAATGTGTGAATAGGCTGTTATACTGCTATCGAAATAGTCAGATTACTATCGATAGCATCGAAAAACATCGATTTTGTTCCATCACTACTGCACCGACGGTCACTTCGTTTTTCGCGTCTCAACAGCGGCTGAATGCAAATTTCGCAAATAATTGGCCATATATTGTATACTTCGCACCGCTCCACATAAATTGTATAACTGCTTGACAAGGATCAACTGCGAACATGGATCTCAGCGGTCCACAAACTCTGAACAACATACTTCAGCCCGACGAGTTAAAACTCGTGCCGGAAGACATCCAGAAGAAATTGTCGGCGTACATCAACAATTTTTCAGATGAGTACTGCAAAAACCGAGCTGCCGCCAATCGGTTGGGTAAGTTTGCATAGccttaatttgtatatttattgtGCACAGAAGTTCGCGTATAACttaaatatatgcatatgcttGTACCCACTGAGGGCCTAAAGTTTTCGGCGTTTACCGGCTCAGATTGTACTATTTGTACATTCATACTTGTAGTTAACAATCGCAATTGTTAATTTTCTTGCTGTCTAAACACCCTTGAGGcatttatgtatattgttTGTATACAAATTTCAACTTGGAATAACGGCTTGTTGCACTTGAAAAGCAATGGCTGCTCGCACAAACCTTTTTTTCCCTTATTAATTTCCACCTGCCGTCGGTGTGGTAACACTGGCCGTACATTTTCCCACCAAAACAGTTGAATAGCCGCAAATTTGAATCTCTAGGGATTTCTGAGACACTTCCGATATGAAACCCTGTTCAATTTGGTTCTAAAATCTGACTAAATATCGGAAAACATTTAGCAGCGTCAATAAAAATCATCTCTACTGACAACCGCTGCCAAAAATCgaatcattttaaattaaactaattttGAGGAATATAAAATCCCTTTGCAGTTACATTCATCTATATCTATTGATTACCATAAAATACTTTTGGGTTAGTTATATCCAGTCGAAAAGATTATTTATATTGTCCTCTATTCACAGCCGAAGCTGAGCAAAAAAGCGAAGAGCTGCAGAACAAAATGGAGGACTATCTAGCCAAATTTAACAACTTTGAGTTAAATGTAAGCGAGCTGCGCACCCAGCTAGATCAGGTGTCCTCAGAACGGGTTCACCTGGTGGAAACTATTGCCAGCTACGAACAAAATGTATCTCAGTTGCGCAAGGAGAAGTCTTCAGCAGTTGAGGAACGGGATTCGCTGATAAGGGTAATCGAGCGCCAGCAGGCGGAGCTGGAGCGATTAAAGCAGGATCTGCACACctaccagcagcagctaaGCAGTGCGATTTCCGCCAAGTGCGAAGCCATTGCTCGCGTGGACGAGATTCAGAGTAAGGAAGTGGCTTTGGAGCTCAAGGAGAGCCGCATGGAAAGCGAACGCGATATGCTGCACAAGGAGATTATGTTAATCAGCGGAGACCTCAATCGAAGCAACGCCGAGTTGCAGAACATCCGACGGGAGCACTCACTTAACACCATGCAACTAGAATCACGCCTTAAGGAAAAGACCGATTCCCTACAGCTCATGCAGGAACAGTACGAACAGGCCGTCAAGACCATCGAGGAATTAACCCGTAAGGTTGAAGCCCAGAACGACGTCACCTACAAGCAGAACCAGGCCACGGAAGAGTATGTGGAGAGGCTGAAAAAAGAGCTTGATGCCAAGGAGAAGCTGTTTGAAATCTTCAAGAGCACCGAATCCGATCATCTGGTCCAGCGGGAGGAGCTTCTGCAAGGCATCTCCGAAATGAAACGTATGCTAGAGGAGACCGAGGAGCAGTGTGCCCAGTTGGAGGGACAAATGGAAACcctgaaacagaaacacactGCTGAGCTGCAAGAGCAAAATCAGAAGATTCAGGATATGCAACGGGAGCTAGCCAGTGCCAACGACTTGCTGAAAGAGGCCCAAGCAAGTACTTTAGAAAGCGCCATATGTAAGTTGGCTCCCAGTGCGGCCGTGGCCAGTCGCCTAATGCGCTCCGATCTGTCGCTTACCGAACTTTACTCCATGTACGCCAAAAACAGCGAAGAACTGGAGATGCGCAACCGCGAAATTGAGCAGTTGAAGTTGCAGGTCAAGTCGATCCTTTCCGAGATCTCAGAGACCGCCCCGATTTTGGAAAAACAGAACTCCGATTACCACAAAATAAAGGAGACCAACAGTGAACTCTTGCGGCAGCATGAAGAAGTATTAGAACAGAAGATCAACATCGAGCACGAATTGGACAGAACCTTATATACCCTTAATCACACTCAAAAGGAGAAtaagaaactgaaacagaCGCACAGCGATCTCAGCCGACAGGTGTGCATGTTGCTGGACGAATTGAACTGCATAAGGGCTGGAGTGAAGCTAGTACGTAGCCAACCAACTCGTCAGGCAACCACCAGCGAAGGTGTGATTAACGAAAACTTGGTAACTTTCAGTTCTATTGAGGAGTTAGTTGAAAGAAATGCATACCTCCTAAATATGTCCCGGGACCTCACAGAAATGTTGGAGGCTAGCGAAAAGAACCAAGACAAGTTCTTGCTGGATCAGTCTGAGAAAAAGATAACCAAGCTCAATGCGCGTTTTGTTCAAATGGAAGAACTATTAACGCAAAAGAACAATACGGTCACTACATTGCTATCCAAGTGCGAACGCTACAAGAAGTTCTACTTCGCAGCTCAGAAGAAGCTTGGTCAGAAGACTGTGGATCTAGACGACTCCAATCTGGAGCTTAACGACTCTGTACTTGAAACTTCAACGCAGTCGGCAGCCAAGGTTGAGGAGAACAGCAAACTGGAAAAGAGGGTGCAACAGTTGGAGCAGCAGTTAGAAGAGGAGATCAAGAAGTACGCTTCCCTGAAGGAGAACTACGACTATTACACTAGCGAAAAGCGCAAAAACGACGCACTAGCCCAAGAACAGTTCGACTCTATGCGTAAGGAAGTGCGGGAGCTaaccagcagcaactgcaagCTGATGAACGCCACTGAGTTCCAAAAAGAGCAAATCGAACTACTTCACAAAAATATAGGCACCTACAAGCAGCAGGTGACTACATTGGAAGAGCGTACAAAGAACTACGAGAAGACCATTATTAAACACGAGCAAACCGTACATTTGCTCAAGGACGAAGTGATGGCCGCACACCGTAAGCACGCAGCGGCAGATTCAGAGGCGCACGGCCTACGCCAAGAGAACCGCATTCTTAGGGACACTTCTGCCCGACTGCAGATCGAGAAGGAGACTTATCACCGGGAGCAACAGAGCCAGTCACTGCTTCTAAACAGTTTGGAATTCATTAAGACGAACCTTGAGCGATCTGAGATGGAAGGCCGTCAGCGTTTAGAGCAGCGATTAGATGACACTGTGCGGGAACTGGCTGCTCAGCGGCGTCACttccaggaggaggaggagaagttCCGAGAATCAATTAACGAGTTTAAGCGGCAGGCGGAGACGGCCATCAAGTTAAAAGATGAAGAAAAGCAGCAGGCAGAGAAGTGGCAAGCGGAGCTAATCGGCGTCCGCGAAGAACTGGCTCAGAAGGTCAACCAAGTCAATGAATTAAGCAAAAAACTTCAGGAAAGCCTGACGCCCTCACTAAATGAGAATCCCATCGCTGCAGCCAATAAACGTGCCCGAGAGTTCGAGCTTAAGCTGGACCAGGCTACGGTGGAGATTGAGTCGCTCACTAAGGAGCTCGCAAAGGCTCGTGAGCATGGCGAGCAGTTCTACAAGATGTCTCAAAGTGCCGAAAGTGAGATCAAGCGTCTGCACGATCTTCACGGCGAGTTGGTGGCCAAGCAGGAGGAGGAAATCAAGAAGCTTCAAAGTTCAGAAGCTGAACTGAAGACCCGTATAAGCGATTTGGAAGCGGAGGCCATGTTGTCCAATGTCACCGAGCAGAGCAAGACTGTCAATCAGTCGGGTCAGTTGAAGTCAGCCCAGGAGGAACTAAAGAGCTTGCTGGAGAAGCTTACGGAAGCTAATCGCAGCATTCGCACGCTGCGTACCGAAAACACTAACCTGGCTGAATCCCTAAGTGCTGTGGAGGTGAAGTATGCCAACGGAATGGTACAACATTCTGCAGATATTCAGGAGCTAACCCGGTACAAGGCCGAATTCTTCAAAGCCAACGACGAACTCAGCCAATTGAAGTCAGGTCGGGAATCATTACAAGCCGCTTACGATGAACTTCTGCGTTCGAATGCCGAGGCTCAAAAGCTACTGGACAAGGAGAGAGAGGAGTCAGAGAAGCGAGTggctgatttgcatgcattgAACGCCAATTTGCATGATCAAATCGAAGCCCTGGCCTCGAAACTGGCTGTTCTGGccagccaaagccaaaacccGAACTCTTCCTTAAATGAGTCTGCAATGGATGCAGATCAGAGCCTGAACGCTTCTGGACTGGCCGCTGCCGAAGAGGGAAGGAACAACGAACAGCTACTAAAGATCATCAAGTTTTTGCGTAAGGAGAAGGATCTGTTCGCTGCCAAGCTGGACATTCTAAAGGCGGAAAATGCTCGTCTGATTTCGGAGCACGCCATTCAACAAAAGAAGGTTGACGAACTGAATGGCTATCTGAACCAAGAGCGTGCCAAGAGCCAGACAGACGTGGTGTCGGCCAACAAACACGAGGAGGTGTTACGCAAGATTGAAACTCTAAACGCCATCACCGATAGCAACCGCATTTTGCGAGAGGAGCGTAATGCTTTAACTCTTCGCGTCGCCGAACTTACCGATCGTATTAGCAGCGTGGAAAAGGAACTGTTCCCGCTGCAGTGCAGCAACAAGGAACTGACATCGAAGATCGAGGAGATTAATGTGGAGAACACCTCGCTCCGGACCGAGGCTATCAAGTGGCGGCAGCGTGCCAATGCGCTGGTTGAGAAGAGCAATCGCAACCCGGAGGAGTTCAAGCGTCTGCAGGCTGAGCGCGAGCATCTGGCTAAGTTGCTAACCGCCGAAAAAGAGCTAAACAAGAAGCAATCGGATGAGCTGGCTGTGTTGAAGCAGCGCATGGATACAGAGATTCCAACGCTGAACAAACACGTCCAACTTCTGGACGAGGCGCGCAAGAAGCAAGTGGACGAATTCACCAACCTCAAGCAAAACAACACGCGCCAGACGCAGGATATCATGGAATTGAAGAATCGACTACTGCAGAAGGAGGAAGAGCTTTTGAAGGCCAACGAGGAGTTGGAGACGAAGGACAAGGCCATAGCGGATAAGGACACCAAGGAACTACAGCTTCGCAAACTGGCCAAGCGCTACAAGGACTGCTATATGGGCCTTCAAGCTCAAGGCGGTGGAGCCGAGTCCGTAGCGGAACTGGAGAAGGTTCGTAGCGAGCTGGAGGAGGTTAATAATCAACTCCGGGCGCTTAAAGACGAGCACGAAAAGACTACCAAAGAATGCGATGAGCTGAAAAAGCGCACAGAGCCAGAAACAGATGCCAGTTCCGTTCGACAGGAATATAAGGCCAAGTTGGACAAACTTGTAGTAGACCTTACCGTGGCTCGTACTGATTTGGCCAACCAGGAAACAGCTTTCGCTGGCACCAAATCCTCATACGACGAGACAATTGCCCGCTTAGAGAAAGAGCTGCAGGAGAACATAGCCGCCAACAAGGACATTAACCAGCGACTCACCCGTGAGAACGAATCGCTTCACATGAGAATTAACCAGCTTACCCGTCAGCTGGGATCTCAGCAGTCAACCAAGCCCTCGACCAGTTCAGTTGCCGAGAAGGGCAATATTTCGGAAAGCTCTCCACGAACTGCCAACGTAAAGCCAATGTCTGGATCGGCGACGGTGCAACAATCGGCCACCGTTACTCCCTGGCGTGGAGGGGAGACTCCTTTGGCAAGCATACGACCCATTTCGGTGCAAAACAGCCGCACGGCCGCCATTCTGCCTACGAGTCAACAGCCCCCGGCAGGATCCAGTACGTCCACCTCCTCGTCATCCTCGTCTTCATCCACTTCCACAACATCCGCTGCTGCTAGCGGCGGCAGCTCGGCGGTAGCCCAAACCGCTTTGGTGCCACCACAGCAACAGGTTCACACCACTGGAAGTGCCGCCCTGGAATCGATGGCCTCCTCCTCACCCACTTCCTCACATACCGATTACATGCCGTCCACCAGCTCTGCTTCCGTGGCCGTCGCTGCTATTCCGCCGATGGGTGCCTCATCTGCTGCCGAAAGTTCCCAGGAGGCGGAAAGTATCCAGCACCCGCAGCAAAACGATTCGCAGTTGTTTGTTGGAGGAGCCCAACAGCAAGTTGTGGCTCTTGTGTCGCCGCGCGTGGAAGGTTCATCTTCATCCAGTTCTACGTCTGTCCCGACTGCCACTGCTCCCAGTGTCCAGGATGCCGGGAGTCAGAGCCAGCAGCCCAGCACCTCTGGCAGCAGTAGCAGCTCCTCCACAGTGGTGAGTAGCCACAGCAGGCACACCCCGTCCAGCAGCAATGTGACAACCACCCAGGCCGGCTGCTCATCTCAAGGCATTAAGCGACCGCGCGACATTGAGGGTGACTCCTCCACCACCAATGAAGAGGGTGTTGCCGAGAAAATGTCCAAAATGACTAAGAGACTTCGCGGCCCCATGCACAGCGGAGAGCTATCCGCCGGCCACATTGGTGATTCCGGAATGGATGTCGATCAAATGCCAACCTCCTCGCAGCGCGATCAGGAGGATGACATTCAAGTGGTTGACtccgacgacgaggaggatgTTCTGGCCGATGCCGACGATGGTCCCATTGACGGAGGCGAAGCCGAACAAGAGGGCTACGAGGATTCGTACGAGCAGGACAACGAGATGGATGACAACGAAGGTGCTGACGATGACAATGATATCGCTGTGGATGCCCAGGACAACAACGAGGTGGACATTGAAGAAGTGCCGGAGCAGCACATGCAGGCTCAGGAAGAGAGTCAATCGCTAGACAATCAAGCAATCGCAACCGCTTTCGCTTCCCCTCAGGAGAACAACCAGAGTCAGGCCATCACCAGTGGCAGTGGAGAGTCCTCGAACCCGGTGACTCTGCCGCAGGCTGAGGCCTCCAACTGGAAGCAGGCAGCCGCCTCAACGTCCACAGCTGCCGCCCGACGCAACGATAGGTAGGTTTAAGATCTGTCTACGAGAAACTTTactaattgaattaaatacaACAGCTCAGTGGAAATCGTGAGTTCACCTCAAGTCTCGAATTTTAGTGAGCAGCCTGCCCGCTTGGAGACCGCCGAGGTCGATGGCACCGCCGAGGTGGCCGATGGTGCGGCCCATGAAAGCGCAGGGCCCAGCGATACGGGTGCCGCCACAGCCAGTTCTCCACAAAAGCAGAGCGAGGCAGGAGAGAGCAGCGGAAGCGACGCCCTCAAAGCGGCTGACGAGGCTGATCAGGCTGGAGGAGCAGAAAACGTCAGTGAAGCAGATGAAGCATTCGCCGAGGAGACAATGGCTGCTGGCCAAGGAGAAGACTCTCAGCCACTAGGAAATGATAGTAGGTTACAAAAAATGGTATAAATGGAACGGAAAACTAATTAATTCATATTATCTAGATCCAAATGTGGGCACTAGCCAATCTGAGGTGTCCCACAACCAAGCCAATCTTGCCGAGGGTAACCCCACCGAGGACAACGAAGGAGCCGACGGCGTTTCCTCCGAGGGTGAGAAGCAGGCGGTGGGTGTTGAGGTAAGGACTCCTTGAGCAAAGTAACACTTTCCCTAAATTCTAAATTGATTGCTGTACCTTTCTTTTTAAGGAGGAGGGTCGGGAGGCGGAGGCCACTTCGCCGTCGGAGAATACGCGATTTCGCACGCTGCGTAGTGCGGTGCCCACGCGACGAGGACATCGCGCCATGAGGGGAGGCAGCCCCAACAACCAAAACCGGCCGCAGCGGATCGTCTGGCAACGGGACAC
This genomic window contains:
- the LOC120447051 gene encoding nucleoprotein TPR, encoding MDLSGPQTLNNILQPDELKLVPEDIQKKLSAYINNFSDEYCKNRAAANRLAEAEQKSEELQNKMEDYLAKFNNFELNVSELRTQLDQVSSERVHLVETIASYEQNVSQLRKEKSSAVEERDSLIRVIERQQAELERLKQDLHTYQQQLSSAISAKCEAIARVDEIQSKEVALELKESRMESERDMLHKEIMLISGDLNRSNAELQNIRREHSLNTMQLESRLKEKTDSLQLMQEQYEQAVKTIEELTRKVEAQNDVTYKQNQATEEYVERLKKELDAKEKLFEIFKSTESDHLVQREELLQGISEMKRMLEETEEQCAQLEGQMETLKQKHTAELQEQNQKIQDMQRELASANDLLKEAQASTLESAICKLAPSAAVASRLMRSDLSLTELYSMYAKNSEELEMRNREIEQLKLQVKSILSEISETAPILEKQNSDYHKIKETNSELLRQHEEVLEQKINIEHELDRTLYTLNHTQKENKKLKQTHSDLSRQVCMLLDELNCIRAGVKLVRSQPTRQATTSEGVINENLVTFSSIEELVERNAYLLNMSRDLTEMLEASEKNQDKFLLDQSEKKITKLNARFVQMEELLTQKNNTVTTLLSKCERYKKFYFAAQKKLGQKTVDLDDSNLELNDSVLETSTQSAAKVEENSKLEKRVQQLEQQLEEEIKKYASLKENYDYYTSEKRKNDALAQEQFDSMRKEVRELTSSNCKLMNATEFQKEQIELLHKNIGTYKQQVTTLEERTKNYEKTIIKHEQTVHLLKDEVMAAHRKHAAADSEAHGLRQENRILRDTSARLQIEKETYHREQQSQSLLLNSLEFIKTNLERSEMEGRQRLEQRLDDTVRELAAQRRHFQEEEEKFRESINEFKRQAETAIKLKDEEKQQAEKWQAELIGVREELAQKVNQVNELSKKLQESLTPSLNENPIAAANKRAREFELKLDQATVEIESLTKELAKAREHGEQFYKMSQSAESEIKRLHDLHGELVAKQEEEIKKLQSSEAELKTRISDLEAEAMLSNVTEQSKTVNQSGQLKSAQEELKSLLEKLTEANRSIRTLRTENTNLAESLSAVEVKYANGMVQHSADIQELTRYKAEFFKANDELSQLKSGRESLQAAYDELLRSNAEAQKLLDKEREESEKRVADLHALNANLHDQIEALASKLAVLASQSQNPNSSLNESAMDADQSLNASGLAAAEEGRNNEQLLKIIKFLRKEKDLFAAKLDILKAENARLISEHAIQQKKVDELNGYLNQERAKSQTDVVSANKHEEVLRKIETLNAITDSNRILREERNALTLRVAELTDRISSVEKELFPLQCSNKELTSKIEEINVENTSLRTEAIKWRQRANALVEKSNRNPEEFKRLQAEREHLAKLLTAEKELNKKQSDELAVLKQRMDTEIPTLNKHVQLLDEARKKQVDEFTNLKQNNTRQTQDIMELKNRLLQKEEELLKANEELETKDKAIADKDTKELQLRKLAKRYKDCYMGLQAQGGGAESVAELEKVRSELEEVNNQLRALKDEHEKTTKECDELKKRTEPETDASSVRQEYKAKLDKLVVDLTVARTDLANQETAFAGTKSSYDETIARLEKELQENIAANKDINQRLTRENESLHMRINQLTRQLGSQQSTKPSTSSVAEKGNISESSPRTANVKPMSGSATVQQSATVTPWRGGETPLASIRPISVQNSRTAAILPTSQQPPAGSSTSTSSSSSSSSTSTTSAAASGGSSAVAQTALVPPQQQVHTTGSAALESMASSSPTSSHTDYMPSTSSASVAVAAIPPMGASSAAESSQEAESIQHPQQNDSQLFVGGAQQQVVALVSPRVEGSSSSSSTSVPTATAPSVQDAGSQSQQPSTSGSSSSSSTVVSSHSRHTPSSSNVTTTQAGCSSQGIKRPRDIEGDSSTTNEEGVAEKMSKMTKRLRGPMHSGELSAGHIGDSGMDVDQMPTSSQRDQEDDIQVVDSDDEEDVLADADDGPIDGGEAEQEGYEDSYEQDNEMDDNEGADDDNDIAVDAQDNNEVDIEEVPEQHMQAQEESQSLDNQAIATAFASPQENNQSQAITSGSGESSNPVTLPQAEASNWKQAAASTSTAAARRNDSSVEIVSSPQVSNFSEQPARLETAEVDGTAEVADGAAHESAGPSDTGAATASSPQKQSEAGESSGSDALKAADEADQAGGAENVSEADEAFAEETMAAGQGEDSQPLGNDNPNVGTSQSEVSHNQANLAEGNPTEDNEGADGVSSEGEKQAVGVEEEGREAEATSPSENTRFRTLRSAVPTRRGHRAMRGGSPNNQNRPQRIVWQRDTSPGNMQQNQMPPNNNRFAQRARSRRPIRRPSPNNFNSGGRFP
- the LOC120447052 gene encoding monocarboxylate transporter 12, translated to MSSLQRDWHLQGSRGSVYCASEPDPTGGVQYESGGRLLHTNTAEGSGGGAGVDGSGGGVGLECGSLFSVVSAPPAPLPDIVVPTELDGKHMESAAFRSGCCSPNASPMRRPATLSLDTQCCPRTLHASLLEHQISELEEDDNENLLTVSSITARPLIAKSHELRSSRKSGSGSGSGLNTARSRCVRRAKERERDRVTVARRSKQVVKDRDSSTTTTESGGPNVEPPDGGYGWFIVFGAFSVQFWVAGLVKSYGVLYVEIMETFPSSTATVASWIPAILSALCLVLAPLSSALCQRFSCRTVVFVGGIFCAMGMILSYFATSLLHLLLTFGVLTGIGGGLSTTPGIVIVSQYFDKHRALANGICVSGTAAGSFILPVLIKHLAENCGFHGTILILGGCMLHVCVSATLYRPISAYTDQESGQGQEETAKPLNEDINPSTTGTLTTSTYLDTCDVGAGHELSDKFIEHLFLEESKNHLNYYASKQPAQDKSAQESDDEVKDIIGETTFIKPMKKVRSSGLLHSVEDLSTDSTWVYRKHSGTDSNRGSRRRRNVFANDEVISKIQAHLEKPLSPPSVVSRGLSKSMEIPTPVSNLSDLKQQPVEQAELGILDSQLVESIIDGDCHLAADEDDDDDEEQGPRTCCERIEMYLDISLLQDPSFILMCLSVTLMSVGCPYMLYYLPAHVISIGYNKSEAGYLVAISAVLDLIGRLGLGWLCDLQLFDRKKTYTLCILGAGCAVLTIPFAKTLVLVGLSAAVYGLCLGSWYVLMPVLLADVFGTDRISSSYGLVRMFQSIGAISVPPLAGLMRDLSGDYEICFYCMGSCMVLGTTPLIVWSILEARNHRLFVQREEEDCEEA